A window of Periophthalmus magnuspinnatus isolate fPerMag1 chromosome 21, fPerMag1.2.pri, whole genome shotgun sequence genomic DNA:
CTTAGCATGTCAGAACCTGCCCCTGGCCCCCCGTGGCACATTACAATACTGTTCACTGAAGAACAATCATTGTATGACATGTATAACCCGGCTgtcattctaaataaataaatgagagatACTAATATTTGCATAACTGtcctattttaaacatttattgttTCACAGAACTCTACAAATTaaatcttattttgtttttatacaaaGGCTCACAACAACCCATCGTGCCTGTCAGTTGGATATAGAGATGAGAAAAAAAGTTGGACCAATTCATTCTTCAGTGTGCCTTTTCTCCTGTGCCTGAGTGATGCTCCGCCTGCAGTGTGTGAGCCTGTGCCTCAGAAGGCTTCTCCACAGTGGGACAATCAACAGGGATTTGGTTTTGGAGCAACTGCGTGTTTGCTGCATTGAagaccatgtttttgatgttgtgGGAAAGAATAAGGCAAAACTTAATGTTGATCATGTTAGTATGGCTGTGGGGATGCTGTGGCAGTTTCAGAAAGAGAAACCACAGTTGCTCCGTACTGTCGATCTCATTAAGAGTCATCCACAGTTTTTGACTCTGCGAGTTTTAGCAGAgaacaaaattactcaaatggACAACTTGATGTTGATTGACACACTCTATAGCTTTCTTAGGTAAATTACCCAACATTGCATTTAATTGTCaactgaaaaatgtactttgagcttttgctttgtttttttcctatatAGATTAAACGTGGATCAACATGACTCACTTATTCAGCAGCTCGTGTCAGAAGCATGGTTGCGTCTGAACAAGTAATGTATCTCCTCTagcttttacaaaacaaacatttagtgACATTATATGATTTGGCACTTCATATGCCACATCTTTgtagcagagtgtgtgtgtgttatccATAGTATGCTTAACTACTATGGGTAAAATTCCAATAACAAGGCAAGaggtgtttgcatgttttgttatttaatgttaaaaattaaatgtttactttttcagACTTTCAATGGCATCTCTGTCCAAGTTTTCAATCTGTCTTAGTGATCAGCATTTACAGCACAGCCCTCTTATGGGACACATCACAAACATCATGGCTCAAAAGCTGTTAACAATTGATGATGCAAGGTCAGTTATCACATGCTTGGTCTAAATACGCAAGTATTCTTTTCATTTgccatttttttctgtcttgcTCACAGGATTTTGACAATTTTGATGATCAGTGTGTCCTCCTTGGTGTCTCCATCTCTGCGAGATGCTCTCATAACAAGGATAGATCATTTACTGGATACCACGGACCCGACAAATTATAATAACCCACGAAGAGTAGTTCAGTTTCTACGGAACATCAAGTACAGCCACCGGCCATTGCTTGAGAAATGTAACCAAATCCTTTTGATAAACATACCTAGGATGAATGCAGAGAATATCAGCATCATCATGGGCCTCTATCAGTCGCTACAATTCAATAACTGTGAATTCAGGCTAGCTGCTAAACAAAGACTCACTGAACTCATTGATTCAAGCACTGACCCATTCTCTTTCACCAAGCTGTTTGTTACTTTGGCTCCCTTAGCCAGTCCAGAGATAAGAGAAGGGTTAGTGAAGCACAAGGTTATTTCTGCACacatatattttacactttctaaaaaaaaatgtattttaggtTGGAAAATACTGCTCTCTTATTGGCGGATGAGTTTAATGCACAACAGGCATTGGCTATTGCTGAAGGATTAGAAGAGATTCAGAGCAGAAACCTTAGTCTCATGAACAAGTACGTTTATATCTCAATTGCGTACAAATGTCTTCtgcataacaaaaaataatatatatatatatatatatattttttttttttttcagaattgtTGCAGTAATACAGAGAAACCTTCATGTCTACAGACCAGTTGAAGTGGCCAGAATCACACAAGCACTCTTTCTTCTACAGTATCAAAACCCTGAGCTGTATACAAAACTAAGAATGATTTTGACAAAGTGAGTGTTGATGTTTGGATTATATTATACATTCTGATCAAATGAACCTTAATGATTTTGGTTTTATACCTAGCTTCTTACAGGATAGTGTCTTTCCCTATGAAGTGACGATGCTTACCCGTGTGTTATCGTTGTTGCCTTCTCCTCGTGTGGACGAGAGCCTTATTGCACGAATAGAGGACGTGGTGCCTCAGTGTAACCTCAGCGACCTCAACACTATCGCCCATGCTGTTGCCAAGTGGGTTCGCAATGATGCATCTTACCGCCACAACACTCCTAGTAAGTACGTCCGCCTACTGCAAGCTCTGAACCGCTCCGGCCATGAGAGACTCCAAACAGCTGAACGACTTGACCTGTTGCTGGAGGAGCTAAAGTATGTGTCAGGGGAGTGGTTTGAGGAAATGTTGCTTGAAGATACAATGGTTACACTCAAAAGAATGATGGATCAAATAAACTGGACAAATGTACCAGAGCTAAGCCTGTTTCTGACAAGAATAAATCATCTCAGCCCTCCACTAATGGAACGCATTGCTGATGTTGTCATTGAAGATATTGATAAGGTgagcaaatgtaaaaaaaaagaaaaagaaaaagctcTGCAAAGGGGAAATACCCAAtctgtcttgtttttttcttttttaagtttcattACTCTGCAACCTATGCTACCCTGCTTCCATTTTCTGTCCTGAACTATGATACTGTCAAAGCAGATGAAATGTATGAGGCCTGTATTGGGCACTTTACTCCACATAtcagtaagtaaaaaaaaagaaaagaagtatgtatatatatatatatacacacacacgcatataaCACACCATTCACTACAATAAACTAACAATAGAATTAAATGGTATAGGTTTGTTTGACCCACATCTACTTGTTCTTCTGGCGTACTCCTTGGCGGTGGCTGACTGTTTTCCTGAAGAACTTATCAAAGAAATTTTCAGCATTGACTTTTTGGGAAAACTTGATTCCCAATTAGAAAGTAAGtgttatatttgtattaaaattcaaaacagACATGTCATATCACATGTTGGGATTTCTGCAGCTCTTCCTGATGCTCTCAATATGCGTGTACGGCTGCGTTTGATGGAGCTGAATCGAGCTGTGTGCCTGGAGTGTCCAGAGTATCAGGTGCCTTGGTTTCATGAGCGTTACTGTCAGCGGTTTCAGAAAAAAGGTAAGATTAaaggatttgtttatttttgttgatttcTTTAAGCTCCACCATTCCATAgtgatttgaaatatttattcaataaGTGCATTGTTTCCTAGGTAATGGGTCAATCAACCCTCTACAGCAGCAGATTCACAAAATGCTCGGAGAAGTCCTTGGCGGAATTAACTATGTCAGAATAGCTGTGCTCACTCCTTATTTCTACACTGTTGGTAAGTTACATAAAGGTTAAGATTAACGGTGTATGACTGTGAATTTATACCTCAGGAGCACATTCTAAGTCTAACACTATTTTATCTGTAGATTTCGAATGCATACTGGACAAGGAACTTAAACCACTGCCTTATGTTGAGTCAAGTGCACTACCTATTCCCAGCACAGGGCAGGTTCAGTGGGGGGACTCGCACTCTAACAAAAGGGACGAGCTGCCCCCTGGTGCTCAGAGGTAATACATTTTGACTTTGAGGAAAGCTGAAGTGTCTAAAATACTGGACTATGCACCCAATGTGTCAGTGTCAATATAATGTTCTTTGTGTCCTAGACTTGCTGTGGATTTTCTTGACTCAAAGTCATTCTGTAAAAACTCTCGTAACATGAAAGGAGAAACCTTGATGAGAAAAAGGCACCTGGAGATTTTGGGATATTGCGTTATTCAGGTGAGACAGTGACAGTGATATAAACATAATTTTCTATTGTCATACCATGACATAGACATTTTACACTATcactactattttatttttatttttttgtgtagaTTCCTCACTTTGAATGGAATTCTATGGAGCTGTCAACGGCAGATGCTTggaagaattatttaaaaaagaaaatatttagggAATGTTCTTTATAACGAACATATTTCTAGAATGTTACATCTTGTTTGGAAAGTCATTCCAAAGAGACTATagtattaaagtgtttaaagtgctatggattttttttaccaatttcTGTCAAATGAAATTATGTGAGCGTgtgtaatacatattttttatgtaaaatgcaAATTTATTTACTTCTCTAGTttactatttttaaaaagtataacaATTGAACACTTATTTTGTCTTGCTGTAA
This region includes:
- the fastkd1 gene encoding FAST kinase domain-containing protein 1, mitochondrial; amino-acid sequence: MLRLQCVSLCLRRLLHSGTINRDLVLEQLRVCCIEDHVFDVVGKNKAKLNVDHVSMAVGMLWQFQKEKPQLLRTVDLIKSHPQFLTLRVLAENKITQMDNLMLIDTLYSFLRLNVDQHDSLIQQLVSEAWLRLNKLSMASLSKFSICLSDQHLQHSPLMGHITNIMAQKLLTIDDARILTILMISVSSLVSPSLRDALITRIDHLLDTTDPTNYNNPRRVVQFLRNIKYSHRPLLEKCNQILLINIPRMNAENISIIMGLYQSLQFNNCEFRLAAKQRLTELIDSSTDPFSFTKLFVTLAPLASPEIREGLENTALLLADEFNAQQALAIAEGLEEIQSRNLSLMNKIVAVIQRNLHVYRPVEVARITQALFLLQYQNPELYTKLRMILTNFLQDSVFPYEVTMLTRVLSLLPSPRVDESLIARIEDVVPQCNLSDLNTIAHAVAKWVRNDASYRHNTPSKYVRLLQALNRSGHERLQTAERLDLLLEELKYVSGEWFEEMLLEDTMVTLKRMMDQINWTNVPELSLFLTRINHLSPPLMERIADVVIEDIDKFHYSATYATLLPFSVLNYDTVKADEMYEACIGHFTPHISLFDPHLLVLLAYSLAVADCFPEELIKEIFSIDFLGKLDSQLETLPDALNMRVRLRLMELNRAVCLECPEYQVPWFHERYCQRFQKKGNGSINPLQQQIHKMLGEVLGGINYVRIAVLTPYFYTVDFECILDKELKPLPYVESSALPIPSTGQVQWGDSHSNKRDELPPGAQRLAVDFLDSKSFCKNSRNMKGETLMRKRHLEILGYCVIQIPHFEWNSMELSTADAWKNYLKKKIFRECSL